DNA from bacterium:
CGCCGCCCGAAGCCCCGATAAGGGTGTCCAAAAACTCGCGCGCCGTCGCGAACCGATCCGTCCGCTCGCGGGCGAGAGCCTTCGCGATCACCTTCGCGAGCGCCTCCGAAACCGCCGGGTTGTGCGCCCGGATGTCCTCCGCGTCCTTCATGCAGATGTTCACAATCACCTGCTCGTACGTCGCCCCCGAGTGCGGCGGCCTCCCCGAAAGGCACTCGTACACAATCGCCCCCACCGACCAAAGATCAGCCCGCCCGTCGATATCGTTCAGCGCCTGAGCCTGCTCGGGGGCCATATAGAAAGGCGTCCCGAGCACCGTGCCCTCGCGGGTCAACGTCTTCGCGGGCACCTCGCCGAAACGCTGCA
Protein-coding regions in this window:
- a CDS encoding serine/threonine protein kinase — protein: LGHRIKRCGRLEIPEALRITAQILRGLHRAHEAGIIHRDLKPDNIFLVDRDDDNDFAKVLDFGISKVQRFGEVPAKTLTREGTVLGTPFYMAPEQAQALNDIDGRADLWSVGAIVYECLSGRPPHSGATYEQVIVNICMKDAEDIRAHNPAVSEALAKVIAKALARERTDRFATAREFLDTLIGASGG